A single region of the Enterococcus mundtii genome encodes:
- the pstA gene encoding phosphate ABC transporter permease PstA, translating to MNAKRSDKIATGVLYVISGIIVLILAALLLYILVRGIPHISWAFLTEPSKAYQTGGGIGIQLFNSIYLLIITMIISFPISLGAGIYLSEYAGKNWLTDVIRTSIEILSSLPSVVVGLFGFLVFVIQFQYGFSIISGALALTVFNLPLLTRTVEESLQAVHYTQREAGLALGLSRWETVLRVVVPEATPGILTGVILSSGRIFGEAAALIYTAGQSAPALDFTNWNPFSISSPIGIFRQAETLAVHIWKINTEGTMPDGVSVSAGASAVLIIAVLLFNFGARAIGKRLHRKMTSA from the coding sequence ATATGTGATTTCAGGCATCATCGTCCTGATCCTCGCTGCGTTGCTTCTTTATATCTTAGTTCGCGGTATTCCACATATCTCTTGGGCATTTTTGACTGAACCGTCAAAAGCGTATCAAACTGGCGGAGGAATTGGAATCCAATTATTCAACTCTATCTATTTACTGATCATCACAATGATCATCAGTTTTCCGATTTCACTGGGTGCAGGAATCTACTTGTCTGAGTATGCAGGTAAAAACTGGTTGACAGATGTCATCCGCACATCCATTGAGATTCTTAGCTCATTGCCTTCTGTCGTTGTCGGTCTCTTTGGTTTCTTGGTTTTCGTTATCCAATTCCAATATGGGTTCTCGATCATTTCAGGTGCCTTGGCATTAACCGTATTCAACTTGCCTTTATTGACTCGGACAGTCGAAGAATCTTTACAAGCAGTTCATTACACACAACGCGAAGCTGGTTTAGCTCTAGGATTGTCTCGTTGGGAAACAGTGCTTCGTGTCGTTGTTCCTGAAGCGACACCAGGTATTTTGACGGGGGTCATCTTGAGTTCTGGCCGTATTTTCGGTGAGGCCGCAGCGTTGATCTATACCGCTGGTCAAAGTGCGCCAGCCTTAGATTTTACTAACTGGAATCCATTTAGCATTTCCAGCCCGATCGGTATCTTCCGACAAGCTGAAACACTAGCTGTCCACATTTGGAAAATCAATACAGAAGGAACGATGCCCGATGGGGTTTCCGTTTCGGCAGGAGCTTCTGCAGTATTGATCATCGCTGTGTTACTATTCAACTTTGGTGCTCGAGCAATTGGAAAACGTCTGCACCGTAAAATGACTTCAGCTTAA